A region from the Variovorax sp. V93 genome encodes:
- a CDS encoding NAD-dependent epimerase/dehydratase family protein yields the protein MSTSHQAPHPPLHRILLTGAAGGLGKVLRERLRPYARILRLSDIAALSPSEGAHEEVVPCDLSDKAAVHALVEGCSAIVHLGGVSVERPFEEILEANIKGVFNVYEAARRHGVKRVVFASSNHVIGFYKQTEHIDAHAPRRPDGYYGLSKSFGEDMAQFYFDRWGIETVSIRIGSSFPEPLNRRMMSTWLSYRDLTTLIEKSLFTPDVKHTVVYGMSNNRDVWWDNSAAAHLGFVPQDSSEVFRDKVEAQPLVAPTDPNAIYQGGAFTAQGPFGDAG from the coding sequence ATGTCGACGTCCCATCAAGCCCCCCACCCCCCGCTCCACCGGATTCTGCTGACCGGCGCCGCCGGCGGACTGGGCAAGGTCCTGCGCGAACGCCTGCGTCCCTATGCCCGGATCTTGCGCCTGTCCGACATTGCCGCCCTCTCCCCTTCCGAGGGTGCGCACGAAGAAGTCGTCCCCTGCGATCTTTCGGACAAGGCCGCGGTCCACGCGCTGGTCGAGGGCTGCAGCGCCATCGTGCACCTGGGCGGCGTTTCGGTCGAGCGCCCGTTCGAGGAAATTCTCGAGGCCAACATCAAGGGCGTCTTCAACGTCTACGAAGCCGCGCGCCGCCACGGCGTGAAGCGCGTGGTGTTCGCCAGCTCCAACCATGTGATCGGCTTCTACAAGCAGACCGAGCACATCGACGCCCATGCCCCGCGCCGGCCCGACGGCTACTACGGCCTGTCGAAGTCCTTCGGCGAGGACATGGCGCAGTTCTATTTCGACCGCTGGGGCATCGAGACGGTGAGCATCCGCATCGGCTCGTCCTTCCCCGAGCCGCTCAACCGCCGCATGATGAGCACCTGGCTCAGCTACCGCGACCTGACCACGCTGATCGAGAAATCGCTCTTCACGCCCGACGTGAAGCACACGGTGGTCTACGGCATGTCCAACAACCGCGACGTCTGGTGGGACAACAGCGCGGCCGCCCACCTGGGCTTCGTGCCGCAGGACAGCTCCGAGGTGTTCCGCGACAAGGTCGAGGCGCAGCCACTCGTGGCGCCGACCGATCCCAACGCCATCTACCAGGGCGGCGCGTTCACGGCGCAGGGACCCTTCGGCGATGCAGGCTGA
- a CDS encoding FadR/GntR family transcriptional regulator, which yields MVQTTAGNPSISDAATEVAAGTPFVGRPRPRGLAHGLVEDLGEKIRSQQLRPGDKLPTESAIMQSFGVSRTVVREALSKLQAAGLVETHHGVGTFVLQPRAAGMFRLDSADIATSVDVLAVLELRISLETESAGLAATRRTEEQLLAMRQALDDFERNVAVAGDTVAPDFRFHLQIAQATGNPYFADIMSHLGTTIIPRTRITAIRNYDRRGEYLSRVNREHEEIYAAIARRDPESARAAMRIHLTNSRERLRVAQEAAQQAAAKTPPAAS from the coding sequence ATGGTCCAGACGACTGCGGGTAATCCCTCAATTTCCGACGCGGCGACAGAAGTTGCCGCCGGCACGCCCTTCGTGGGGCGCCCGCGGCCGCGAGGGCTCGCCCACGGGCTGGTGGAAGACCTGGGCGAGAAGATCCGCAGCCAGCAACTGCGCCCGGGCGACAAGCTGCCGACCGAGTCGGCCATCATGCAATCCTTCGGCGTCAGCCGCACCGTGGTGCGCGAGGCGCTGTCCAAGCTGCAGGCCGCCGGGCTGGTGGAAACGCACCATGGCGTCGGCACCTTCGTGCTGCAGCCGCGCGCGGCCGGCATGTTCCGGCTCGATTCCGCCGACATCGCCACTTCGGTGGACGTGCTGGCGGTGCTCGAGCTGCGCATCAGCCTCGAAACCGAATCCGCCGGGCTGGCCGCCACGCGCCGCACCGAGGAGCAGCTGCTCGCGATGCGCCAGGCGCTCGACGATTTCGAGCGCAACGTGGCGGTGGCGGGGGACACCGTGGCGCCGGATTTCCGCTTCCACCTGCAGATCGCCCAGGCCACCGGCAACCCGTACTTCGCGGACATCATGAGCCACCTGGGCACCACGATCATTCCGCGCACGCGCATCACCGCCATCCGCAACTACGACCGGCGCGGCGAGTACCTGAGCCGCGTCAACCGCGAGCACGAAGAAATCTACGCGGCCATCGCCCGCCGCGATCCCGAGTCGGCCCGGGCGGCCATGCGCATCCACCTGACCAACAGCCGCGAACGGCTGCGCGTGGCGCAGGAAGCGGCCCAGCAGGCCGCGGCCAAGACGCCGCCAGCGGCTT